The proteins below are encoded in one region of Helianthus annuus cultivar XRQ/B chromosome 2, HanXRQr2.0-SUNRISE, whole genome shotgun sequence:
- the LOC110915964 gene encoding probable cinnamyl alcohol dehydrogenase 1, protein MTSDAGNENCLGWAARDPSGFLSPYKFNRRDVGADDVSITITHCGVCYADVAWTRNVQGHSKYPLVPGHEIVGIVQSAGSSVQRFKTGDHIGVGTYVNSCRECGNCEDGLEVQCSKGAVLTFDGIDTDGTVTKGGYSSYIVVHERYCYKIPENYPLASAAPLLCAGITVWTPMMNHKMNQPGKSLGVIGLGGLGHMAVKFGKSFGLKVTVFSTSLSKKDEALNLLKADNFVISSNNEEMKAMEKSLDFIINTASGDIPFDQYLSFLKSGGVLSLVGFPSEVKFHPASLNLGMKSISGSITGGTKQTQEMLDYCASHEIYPNIEIVPIQYANEALERLIKKDVKYRFVIDIANSLK, encoded by the exons ATGACTTCGGATGCTGGTAATGAGAACTGCCTTGGGTGGGCAGCAAGGGATCCGTCTGGATTTCTATCACCTTACAAGTTCAACCGCAG GGATGTTGGTGCTGATGATGTTTCAATTACCATTACACACTGTGGTGTTTGTTATGCGGACGTTGCTTGGACTCGAAATGTACAAGGCCACTCCAAGTATCCTTTAGTACCCGG TCACGAGATTGTTGGAATCGTCCAAAGTGCCGGTTCAAGCGTCCAACGGTTCAAAACCGGGGACCACATTGGTGTAGGTACGTATGTGAACTCTTGTAGAGAGTGCGGAAATTGTGAAGATGGGCTTGAAGTTCAGTGCTCAAAAGGGGCTGTATTAACTTTTGACGGTATTGACACCGACGGCACGGTAACTAAAGGCGGGTATTCGTCTTACATTGTCGTTCACGAAAG ATATTGTTACAAAATACCAGAAAACTACCCTTTAGCCTCTGCAGCTCCTTTGCTATGTGCTGGAATCACTGTTTGGACACCCATGATGAACCATAAGATGAACCAGCCCGGTAAATCGCTAGGAGTTATTGGGCTTGGTGGGCTTGGGCACATGGCAGTTAAGTTTGGGAAGTCGTTTGGGCTAAAGGTGACGGTTTTCAGCACTAGTTTGTCAAAGAAAGATGAAGCATTAAATCTTCTGAAAGCCGATAACTTTGTCATCTCGAGTAACAACGAGGAGATGAAG GCGATGGAGAAATCACTAGACTTTATAATCAACACAGCTTCTGGGGATATCCCGTTTGATCAGTATTTGTCATTCTTAAAAAGTGGCGGTGTACTATCTTTGGTCGGGTTTCCAAGTGAAGTGAAGTTTCATCCTGCAAGCCTGAATCTAG GCATGAAAAGTATCTCTGGTAGTATTACTGGTGGAACAAAACAGACACAGGAAATGTTGGACTACTGTGCAAGCCATGAGATCTACCCGAACATAGAGATCGTCCCGATCCAGTATGCAAACGAGGCTCTTGAGAGGTTGATCAAGAAAGATGTCAAGTATCGATTTGTGATCGATATTGCCAACTCACTCAAGTAA